From Rutidosis leptorrhynchoides isolate AG116_Rl617_1_P2 chromosome 3, CSIRO_AGI_Rlap_v1, whole genome shotgun sequence, a single genomic window includes:
- the LOC139901264 gene encoding uncharacterized protein has translation MAASQSSMSSNYFPDPIANSSSTGDDISDEDANVYQSFWRRWGWVRTMISSWVHEESTSYHEVHVPPSRGGVDVLTGQTVRDTLFTALEASIKDLKDDYYDLYARVELNKQWMERNMIDFDSRLGAMEAMHLADLQMIMQTRRTFTDAQVNEMISQRVNEALAAAEARRVQANASQAGGSSGNNVPQRCTYKEFSNCKPQTFTGMEGPVGLMRVKFATCTLQDGALTWWNNYAQPTGMDASYAMPWEEFKQAMISEYCPRNEIQKLEMELWNLKIQGNDIMGYTKRFLELALLCPELVTTEAKKIERYVWGLSKEIQGNVTSSKPETLQSAIRMAHSLIDQITRHENPKATADTKTQGGKRKWNENQGNSSHQKKQYTTKFENASAKKNYNGKKPYCNQCYKHHYGACTIVCDRCKKVGHMSKDCRVNLAQSTGNKPKTCYGCGQVGHMKNQCPNGKKDGNAKGRVFNISAKGAREDPDLVTGTFLLNNCIAYVLFDSGADRSFISKDFSTVINVPPTALDTKYIVELANGKTWKVNKIFRGCALTLADKLFEVDLMPVELGSFDVIIGMNWLSKNHADIAFTEKSIRIPLANGETLVVQGEKSGTKLNIISCMKARKYLRKGCQAILAHVKEMESEKKRLEDVPVVKDFPGVFPKDLPGLPPHRQVEFQIDLIPGAAPVARPPYQLAPSELQELSNQLQELLDKGFIRPSSSPWVGTILGHVVSSQGIHVDPAKIEAIGNWEVPKTPTQEQESAFQQLKHKLTTAPILSLPEGNEDFVVYCDASRQGLGCVLMQRQKVIAYASRQLKANVVADALSRKEKIKPLRVRALNITIHANLVSQIRDAQLEAVNEEHWKDEAIKGLIKQIEVKGDGTRYFAGRLWVPKYGELRKLVLDEAHKTRYSIHPGTGKIQLTGPEIIYETTEKIFQIQERLKTAMSRQKSYADVRRKSLEFQVGDKVMLKVSPWKGVIRFGKRGKLSPRYVGPFEIIERIGPVAYRLKLQQELSGIHDNFHVSNLKKCLSDDSLIIPLE, from the exons ATGGCCGCCTCACAAAGCTCGATGTCTTCCAACTACTTTCCCGACCCGATAGCAAACTCAAGCTCAACTGGTGATGATATCTCCGACGAAGACGCGAATGTTTACCAGTCATTTTGGAGACGTTGGGGTTGGGTTAGAACCATGATTTCCTCTTGGGTACATGAGGAAAGTACATCTTATCATGAGGTACACGTTCCACCATCCCGAGGAGGTGTTGATGTCTTGACTGGCCAAACTGTTAGGGACACTCTTTTTACC GCATTAGAGGCTTCTATTAAGGATCTTAAGGATGACTATTATGACCTTTATGCTAGGGTAGAGCTTAATAAGCAGTGGATGGAGCGTAACATGATTGATTTTGATTCGAGGTTGGGTGCTATGGAGGCGATGCATTTAGCAGACTTGCAAAT GATAATGCAAACACGAAGGACTTTTACTGACGCTCAAGTTAACGAGATGATTAGTCAAAGGGTTAATGAGGCTTTAGCTGCTGCTGAGGCACGGAGAGTGCAAGCTAATGCGAGTCAAGCTGGAGGTTCAAGTGGAAATAATGTTCCACAAAGATGTACCTACAAGGAGTTCTCCAACTGCAAACCTCAAACTTTCACTGGAatggaaggaccggttggtttgatGAG AGTAAAGTTTGCTACTTGTACTCTTCAAGATGGTGccctgacatggtggaacaattatgctcagCCTACAGGAATGGACGCGTCGTATGCAatgccatgggaagaattcaaacaaGCAATGATCAgtgagtattgtccaagaaacgAAATTCAGAAACTAGAAATGGAATTGTGGAATTTGAAAATTCAGGGGAATGACATTATGGGATATACAAAACGATTCCTAGAACTTGCCCTATTGTGTCCGGAGTTAGTTACTACTGAAGCAAAGAAGATCGAAAGGTATGTGTGGGGACTTTCGAAAGAAATCCAAGGTAATGTAACGTCATCCAAACCAGAAACACTCCAAAGTGCTATTAGAATGGCACACAGCCTGATAGATCAGATTACACGTCATGAAAACCCGAAAGCAACAGCAGATACAAAAACTCAAGGCGGTAAGCGTAAGTGGAATGAGAACCAAGGAAATAGTTCTCACCAGAAGAAACAATATACCACCAAGTTTGAGAATGCTAGTGCCAAGAAGAATTATAATGGCAAGAAACCTTATTGCAATCAATGTTATAAGCATCACTATGGAGCTTGTACTATTGTTTGTGATAGGTGCAAAAAGGTGGGGCATATGTCCAAAGATTGTAGAGTCAATCTCGCACAGTCAACTGGAAATAAACCTaagacttgttatggatgtggacaaGTGGGACACATGAAGAATCAGTGTCCGAATGGCAAGAAGGATGGAAATGCAAAAGGTAGAGTATTTAATATCTCGGCAAAAGGAGCTCGTGAAGATCCTGAtttagtcacgggtacatttcttctaAACAACTGCATTGCTTatgtactatttgatagcggtgctgatagaagttttatttcTAAGGACTTTAGTACCGTGATTAACGTACCTCCAACTGCTTTAGACACTAAGTATATCGTAGAATTGGCTAATGGCAAAACTTGGAAAGTAAATAAGATCTTTCGAGGTTGTGCTCTAACGTTAGCTGATAAATTATTTGAAGTCGATCTTATGCCTGTtgagttaggtagttttgatgttATTATTGGTATGAATTGGTTATCTAAGAACCATGCGGACATTGCTTTCACGGAGAAATCCATTCGTATTCCTCTCGCGAATGGTGAAACTTTGGTAGTTCAAGGAGAAAAGAGTGGCACGAAACTCAACATCATTTCTTGCATGAAGGCTAGAAAATATTTAAGGAAAGGATGTCAAGCCATCCTTGCACACGTAAAGGAGATGGAGTCGGAGAAGAAGCGACTTGAGGATGTACCGGTAGTAAAGGATTTTCCTGGAGTTTTTCCTAAAGATTTACCTGGTCTTCCTCCGcatagacaagttgaatttcaaatcgacttaattccgggagctgcacctgtTGCTCGACCACCATATCAATTAGCACCTTCAGAATTGCAAGAGTTGtcgaaccaattacaagaactgttggataagggatttattcgacctAGTTCATCGCCCTGGG TCGGTACAATTTTGGGTCACGTGGTTAGTAGCCAAGGTATTcatgttgatcctgccaagatcgaGGCTATTGGCAACTGGGAAGTTCCTAAGACTCCAACTCAA GAACAAGAGTCTGCATTTCAACAATTGAAGCATAAACTAACTACTGCACCCATATTATCTTTACCTGAGGGAaatgaagattttgtggtttattgtgacgcCTCGCGTCAAGGActtggatgtgttttgatgcagcgacagaaggtcattgcttatgcatcacgACAGCTGAAG GCTAACGTGGTTGCCGATGCATTGAGTCGAAAGGAAAAGATTAAACCTCTTCGAGTTAGAGCACTGAATATAACTATCCATGCAAATCTTGTTTCACAAATCCGAGATGCTCAGTTAGAAGCTGTGAATGAGGAACATTGGAAGGATGAGGCGATTAAAGGATTGATTAAGCAAATTGAAGTAAAGGGTGATGGGACCcgatactttgcaggacgtctatGGGTACCAAAGTATGGTGAATTAAGAAAACTTGTGTTAGATGAAGCGCACAAGACGAGATACTCAATTCACCCTGGAACTGGgaaaat ACAACTCACTGGTCCAGAAATCATATATGAGACTACAGAGAAAATCTTTCAGATTCAAGAGAGATTGAAGACTGCCatgagccgacaaaagagctatgctgatgttcgaagaaaATCCTTAGAATTTCAGGTAGGAGAtaaagtcatgcttaaagtttctccctggaagggtgtgattcgattTGGGAAGCGAGGGAAACTAAGCCcgagatatgttggacctttcgagATAATTGAAAGGATTGGTCCTGTGGCATATCGTTTGAAACTACAGCAAGAATTGAGTGGTATCCATGATAATTTTCATgtctcaaacttaaagaagtgtttgtccGACGACAGTCTCATTATTCCATTGGAATAG